Proteins encoded by one window of Fusarium graminearum PH-1 chromosome 1, whole genome shotgun sequence:
- a CDS encoding double-strand break repair protein mus-23, translating into MPEFSEADTIRILVATDNHVGYEERDPIRKDDSWRTFDEVLNLARTEDVDMVLLAGDLFHDNKPSRKSLYQVMRTLRQNCLGMKPCPLEFLSDAASVFEGAFPHVNYEDPDINISIPVFSIHGNHDDPSGEGNFCSLDLLQASGLLNYYGRVPEADNIEAKPILLQKGLTKLALFGISNVRDERMFRTFRDHKVKWFRPGAQMGDWFNLLAVHQNHHAHTATSYLPENVLPDWLDLVVWGHEHECVIDPTQNPETGFHVMQPGSSVATSLVPGEAVQKHVAIVSVTGKDFKVDKIPLKSVRPFVTRELNLAQDKRFKGLDKKKDNRQEVTRRLMEVVEEMIEEANADWEAIQTDKEALEERPLPLIRLKVEYTAQDGGQFDIENPQRFSNRFVGKVANTNDVVYFYRKKTASRKTNAANPTGALEALEGGDDMVKVENLVQDFLSAQSLKVLPQGPFGDAVNQFVMKDDKHAMELFVSEHLTGQVRSMLGLESDDEDLNSAMDIYRTRIEQQQARGLPTAPTERKRVLKPKPSTWDSDFDGAWEEEADAWTYEDDQQTETTRTPAKKATRGKSKAAQEDEDLMDEDEPPAKKPPAKRAARTTKAKAAPAKKAPAKGRGRKVFEDSEEEEEEDVVMESEDEPAPPPPPPPPKTRRAAATKSTAKTTAAKPAAKSTRQTKLNFSQSQKSGTQSKAVEISDDEISDDDAFEPAPAPAPRTRRR; encoded by the exons ATGCCAGAGTTTAGCG AGGCTGACACAATCCGCATCCTTGTTGCCACCGACAATCATGTCGGCTACGAAGAGCGTGATCCTATCCGCAAGGACGACAGTTGGAGGACTTTTGACGAGGTTCTGAACCTTGCTCGAACTGAAGAT GTCGACATGGTCCTCCTCGCCGGTGATCTCTTTCACGACAACAAACCCTCCCGAAAGTCCCTTTACCAGGTCATGCGTACTCTCAGACAAAACTGCCTAGGCATGAAGCCTTGTCCACTAGAGTTCCTCTCCGATGCTGCATCTGTGTTCGAGGGTGCTTTCCCACACGTCAATTACGAAGACCCCGATATCAACATTTCGATTCCTGTTTTTTCCATCCATGGCAACCATGACGATCCCTCCGGCGAAGGCAATTTTTGTTCACTAGACTTGTTGCAAGCAAGCGGATTGCTCAACTACTATGGTCGAGTGCCCGAGGCAGACAACatcgaggccaagccaaTCCTGCTACAAAAAGGACTTACAAAGCTGGCCCTCTTTGGAATAAGCAACGTACGAGACGAGCGCATGTTTCGAACATTTCGAGATCACAAAGTCAAATGGTTTCGACCGGGTGCTCAGATGGGAGATTGGTTCAATCTGCTAGCCGTTCATCAGAATCACCATGCACACACGGCTACGTCTTATCTCCCCGAAAACGTCCTGCCAGATTGGCTGGATTTGGTGGTCTGGGGTCACGAACACGAATGTGTGATTGATCCTACACAGAACCCCGAAACGGGATTCCACGTTATGCAGCCTGGTTCCTCTGTCGCTACTTCTCTTGTGCCTGGTGAGGCTGTTCAGAAACACGTTGCTATCGTCAGTGTGACGGGTAAAGACTTcaaggttgacaagatccCGCTCAAGAGTGTTCGTCCGTTCGTCACACGTGAACTCAATCTTGCCCAGGACAAGCGCTTCAAGGGTCTGGAcaaaaagaaggacaacCGTCAAGAGGTGACCCGGAGATTGATGGAAGTAGTCGAAGAGATGATCGAGGAGGCTAATGCAGACTGGGAGGCAATTCAaacagacaaagaagctTTGGAAGAACGACCTCTTCCGCTAATCCGTCTCAAGGTTGAATATACTGCACAAGATGGTGGCCAGTTCGACATCGAGAACCCTCAGAGATTCTCAAATCGATTTGTCGGTAAAGTGGCCAACACGAATGATGTGGTCTACTTTTACCGCAAAAAGACAGCATCAC GCAAGACAAATGCTGCCAACCCGACTGGGGCTCTTGAGGCTCTCGAAGGCGGTGAcgacatggtcaaggtcgagaatCTGGTCCAAGACTTTCTGTCAGCACAATCTCTCAAGGTTCTACCCCAAGGACCTTTCGGCGATGCCGTGAACCAGTTCGTGATGAAGGACGACAAGCATGCGATGGAGCTCTTCGTATCCGAACATCTGACAGGTCAAGTGCGATCTATGCTGGGTCTAGAAtcagacgacgaagatcTCAATAGTGCCATGGACATTTATCGTACAAGAATTGAGCAGCAACAAGCTAGAGGCTTACCTACTGCACCTACGGAAAGGAAGAGGGTTCTTAAGCCAAAGCCTTCAACTTGGGACAGCGACTTTGACGGCGCttgggaggaagaggcagatgCCTGGACATACGAGGATGACCAGCAGACTGAAACCACGCGTACACCGGCTAAAAAGGCTACACGAGGAAAGAGTAAAGCAGCACaggaagatgaagacttgatggatgaagacgagcCGCCTGCTAAAAAGCCGCCTGCCAAACGAGCAGCGCGCACCACCAAAGCGAAAGCAGCACCAGCCAAAAAGGCGCCAGCCAAAGGTCGAGGTCGCAAGGTATTCGAGGAtagcgaagaagaagaggaggaggatgtgGTAATGGAATCAGAAGATGAGCCAGCTcccccaccaccaccaccaccaccaaagacacgACGAGCTGCTGCGACCAAGAGCACTGCAAAGACTACGGCAGCGAAACCAGCGGCTAAAAGCACACGACAGACCAAGTTGAACTTTTCACAGTCGCAAAAGAGCGGTACGCAGAGTAAGGCGGTTGAGATtagcgatgatgagatttcagatgatgatgcgTTTGAGCCAGCGCCTGCACCAGCACCGCGTACTCGACGAAGATAG